DNA sequence from the Macrobrachium nipponense isolate FS-2020 chromosome 26, ASM1510439v2, whole genome shotgun sequence genome:
AACACTTCAGGAAATTCCTCTCGTTTTGTTGAGAAAAAAGTCACAAGTACCTTTGACAACAGAAAGGAGTCACCTTCCAATACAAAGAGATCTTCTGATTCTATAGAAAACAGTATTGATAAGAGATTAAAAGAGATAAGATTGCAGAGTTCCAAAACTCCTTCCAAAATAGACATGGTAGATTTAACTCTTGGGGACCAAGAAAAGCCTAAACGTAAAATATCACCCATACGGATGGACAGAGGGAGAATATCTCCTATACGATTAGATAAAGGTCATTCACTGTCAGATAGTCTTGAGAGgcaaagtaaaaaaaggaaaagtatagCTGACCAAGGTTTTGTTGATCCTAGCTTAGCAAGTGTGAAAGTCAAAGACACTGAAAGCCCAGTTGCAAGTAACATTTCAAAATCTCTCCTAGAAAGACTAGGATCAGTCCCTGCCAAGGAAAAAAGCTCTCCAATTACCCTTAATGACTCGGGGAATGGGGAATCTGATGGTTATCACCCTGACGTAACTAGTCCAAGGGAAGTAGTATCTGGCGAAAGGAAATCTTTTTGGTGTCAGCACTGTAGCCGTAGTTTTATTGCAGTGCAGGCGTACATCTCACACCTGGAGTCTCCTAGGCATCTCAAAGTTGCAATGGTAAGTTTGCTATACATTTATAACAATTTAGTTATGTTAAGAAActtatatacagtggaccccccttattcgcggggaatgcgtaccagaccccccccacCCACGAATAGTCAAAACctgtgaatacttagaaccccctctaaaaatgctaataactgCCTATcctgaaagttcaaataccaaatgtgaTCCTTAAAAAACATCCTActaaaaatatatgttaaattactattctattactgtattaatctttgagattgtattattgatataattttaaagtcatcttaaacattttaccattgaaaatatatatgtacagaaaataacagagagagagacatatacgTATCAAATTGTCATTTACTCCCCTGCCCTCCTTTGTCAAAGACCtggaattgctattttttttatttttttttttattaatctattaatatttgaaaatttagttATTAGgtcaaatcatttatttatactacaaaacaaataaatatactacatgagagagagagagagagaaatttttattattgtttaagcTCATTAAACTAAgtatcattttaaaattagtattgtaaattattatttcatcataaagTGTAGTGGTACCCTTAAAGATTATATACACTTCTAACACTTCCAAccaaaacagagggagagagttaccactgTGACATATGTATCTTgtagggcaagagagagagagagagtgatcctaatttaaaagagtgaaatggaaatattgtatttctttaaaatactatcacatatgaattttgtaattacaNNNNNNNNNNNNNNNNNNNNNNNNNNNNNNNNNNNNNNNNNNNNNNNNNNNNNNNNNNNNNNNNNNNNNNNNNNNNNNNNNNNNNNNNNNNNNNNNNNNNNNNNNNNNNNNNNNNNNNNNNNNNNNNNNNNNNNNNNNNNNNNNNNNNNNNNNNNNNNNNNNNNNNNNNNNNNNNNNNNNNNNNNNNNNNNNNNNNNNNNNNNNNNNNNNNNNNNNNNNNNNNNNNNNNNNNNNNNNNNNNNNNNNNNNNNNNNNNNNNNNNNNNNNNNNNNNNNNNNNNNNNNNNNNNNNNNNNNNNNNNNNNNNNNNNNNNNNNNNNNNNNNNNNNNNNNNNNNNNNNNNNNNNNNNNNNNNNNNNNNNNNNNNNNNNNNNNNNNNNNNNNNNNNNNNNNNNNNNNNNNNNNNNNNNNNNNNNNNNNNNNNNNNNNNNNNNNNNNNNNNNNNNNNNNNNNNNNNNNNNNNNNNNNNNNNNNNNNNNNNNNNNNNNNNNNNNNNNNNNNcacgcaaaccatcatagtgatgaatgcgcagggttagttacgagtaactcaaaaagaaaaatagagtacttagaagaactaacccaaatgaaaagaaaatagatataatgaatataagtgaaacctggtattcccaagagactgggaatgatgatcaaataaaaaaaaggttccaaactatagatcagatagaaaaaataggaatcaagggggaaccgcaatatatgggaaagacaaaaaacaaggaaaaatatatgagaaatatagtaactcaggaatgtgaactaatagcggtagaatttgaatctgaaaaattgatgaacatagtaatatatagacctcctaatactaaagagtttgacttaataattgaaaaaattggatgatatatgtagaaatcacaaggactggactattctcctatctggtgacttcaactttcctttcgtagaatggaaagaacgaataggagattgtggttgtacttatacatataaaaagagagtaatagtagtgcagaagataagaggcaatttgaaaagctattagatatgctactagaatacaacattcaacaaataaatcacctgccaacaagaaaggaaaatactttagacctagtatttgtgaacgagatgaattatgttaaagaaataatagtttataatgcgagtatttcagaccataatgtcatagaattaacagttcattccaaagcaagtgaaaatagagataagcaagaaatgaaaagtgggaaggatatggaaaataccaacttctacagtaaaaatataaaatggtcagaaaaattaatgaagaattaaacaaagattgggataacattttcgtaagtgatgacataagggtaaatacggagatattatataaaatatggagaaaatagtggaaaaatatataccgaagaagaaaagtaaaacatcattcatgcataccaagagacagaaggatcttgttccagaaaatcagaaagtggaaaaaaggtcttgcaaaagaaaaaaatgcatggaaagttatagaactaaaaagtaagatagaaaatgcagaacaaagattatacaatcaaaagaaaatgaaaaacgggacttggaagaaaaaaccctattaaatatcaagcaaaaccccaaactattatactcatatgcgaagaagatgaataaaagaagaatagaaataggccctctgagaattgaaggagattaacgaatgaaaaaaaggaaaggttttTTGCAACATACTTGGCAGAacgtataagagagaattcacccctagaatagataatgaagataatgatatagaagtaagggatgaaaatagtgaatatttagctgacatagatattaatgaagctgatattgtgcaggctattaatgaaattaaaaatggagctgctgcagggcctgatggaattcctgctattttgttaaagaaagtagttcattctatcgcaaagccacttgcaatattattaagacaaagtgtagatacaggcaagatttatgatgagcacaaattagcatatattacccctactttcaaaagtggatcaagactagaggcaagtaattataggcctgtgagtctaacatcacatattatgaaagtgtatgaaaggtataatgaagaaaaatattatgaaacattttaataaaaaataatttgtttaataaaggacaacatggttttcgtacccggaaaaagtacacaaacccaactgttagtccaccgtgagaacatattcaaaaatatgaaaagcggaaatgaaacagatgtggtttatttagactttgcaaaagcttttgataaagtagaccataatatattagcgaagaaaattagaaaacacaatatcgtggataaagtaggaagatggttaaaagaattttacacaacagaaaacagatagttattgcaaacgacgaagaaatcggatgaagccaaggtaatatccggtgtaccgcaaggtacggtgttagctgcaatactgtttgttattatgattgaagacatagacaataatgttaaggattcggtagtgagtagtttcgcagatgacacaagaataagtagagaaattacttgtgatgaaaaaAGAATCAAAAGGGTGATAGGAGGGGTaaaaaacgctctacaaagagaccttaacaagtatatgattgggcagaggtaaataggatggtatttaactctgataaatttgaatcaataaattatggagacagagaaagaaagctatatgcatataagggacctaataatgagaccatcacaaataaggaagcagttaaagaccttggtgtgatgatgaataggaacatgttatgcaatgatcaaatagcaactctgttggcaaaatgtaaagcaaaaaaatgggaatgttgttacggcacttcaaaacaagaaaagctgaacacatgattatgctttataaaacatatgttcgtagtccacttgaatattgcaatatgatatggtacccacactatcaaaaggatattgcacaaatagagagtgtacaaaggtcctttacagctagaatagaagaagttaaggacctagactactgggaaagactacaattcttaaaattatatagtctagaaaggagaagagaacgctacatgataattcaggcatggaaacagatagaaggaatagcagaaaatatcatggaactaaaaatatcagaaagagcaagcagaggtagattaatagtgcccaaaactctATACCacggaaaaataaggaaagcacacaggacattaatccactacgcaccagcatcgatatgcagcgtctatcaatgcgttgccagctcatctgaggaatatatcaggagtgagcgtagatgtgtttaagaataagctcgacaaatatctaaactgcatcccagaccatccaagattggaagatgcaaaatataccggaagatgtactagcaactctctggtagacattagaggtgcctcacactgagggacctggggcaacccgaacaagatgtaaggtctgtaaggtctgtaaggtaagggtgTTGGGGTTGGGGGCTTAGTGCCGTCTACaactcatgcggtgtactgtaggcattatctAAGGTTCTTTGCCGTAGCCCCTttggttccttttactgtacctcctttcatgctCTTTCTTTCACCtttacaccctctcctaaaattgattcatagtggaactgcgaggttttcctactgttacacctttcaaacttttactgtcaatttccgtttcagcgttgaatgacctcattggtcccagcgcttggcctttggcctaaattctatattttatattcaatcatttcttaACAGAAAATGGTCTGTTGTATCATTTCGTTATCAGGATCTTCGCAAACAACGCTTAATTACGATGTGTAAATTTGTTGTATTTCTTTTGTCGAGTTAAGTGAATGTATATATCTGTTTTCTTGGGACGATGTCAATAATTTTACAATTACTCTCATTACAAAATTAGCTTATTTATTTTGCGTAATTTTTAGCTTCTTTTCTTGTGAATGGTGACCGTTTTGGATAATGACACGTAAAATGCAATATGTATCCATAtacgtcgtgtgtgtgtgtgtaacacagcCTATGGGAAACACTCCACATTTACCCATGCGTTGTCCAACCCGGAGCCAACGCTTCTCGTTACCGGTTCGTACTTAAGTCTACTGAATGAAGGCACTTTTGAGGCCTGTGACGGTACCTATCGTCCCAAAGGGtcggtactatagtagattcacatcaaccgtgcatttaatgtctaggccagtcccttacgacgctcctgattggcttatcaacatccaatcaggagcgtcgtaagggcaatattggcctagacatcaaatgcacggttgatgtgaatctactatagccatctAGTAGTAtaccattttttatattatcGACATCTTCGACGGCATGAGCGCCCAATAAACCTTTTGCCTTGCTGTTGAAACAAGTTATGATAGACTCATATGTTACTGGGCGGTGGCTCTGCTGCTCAAATCATGCTATGTCAGTCTTTTGAAAAGAGACATATTGACTGGTCTAGGAATTAATGAAGGAAGTAGAGAGATCCGGCTTTTTCAATACTACCACTTAgtcttttttatattgaacaattatgttttaattaagttcctttattttcttttatatgatattaatctctgtacatttatttacacagtcttttttatatttaacaatAGAGTTTTAATTCAgttcctttaatttcttttatatgataTTAATCTCTGTACATTTATTTACACCTTTTAACTGTTTCTTGATgggaatattttttccttataattcAGTTTCTGTGCgcgtatttgaaatttttttaaatgtttcttacCAATTCTAATGTTTAGTTTTGaagtttgtgcattttttttcttaatttctgtaATCAGCGAAAAGGTCAAACATGGCAAATGAGGTCACAGTTCACCGGATGGTGTCGTCGTCCACCACGTCAGCTGTCTTGATCAACATTGGGTATCTGAAGACGTTCCCTGGCATCCTCAAGATACTGcaaattgtaagtctctctctctctctctctctctctctctctctctctctctatcctctctctgtctctctcctcctctctcagtgTTTATGCTTTTCTAGTATCTTtgtctaatatctctctctctctctctctctctctctactctctcttcttctctctctctctctctctctctctctcttgtgcttcaTTTTTTTAGTATCTGTATAATTGAAAgaccccccctttctctctctctctctctctctctctctctcttcttagtgcTTGCTTATTTTTTTAGTGTCTTCGTATAATGgaaagatcccccccccccctctctctctctcttatctctctcttctctctcaataaTTGGCTTgccttattttttgtttcttataattgaaagacccctcccgcccccccccctttctctctcagtGTTTGCTTATTTTTTTGGTTCATTCTGTATAATTGAAAGACCCccgccccacctctctctctctctctctctctctctctctctctctctctctctctctctctctcgttcctcagTAAATGAGTGGGTTACATACTCGCCTGTCAATCTGGTAGGCAGAGTTCGCTCCCCACTGCTGCCagtgtggaaccagaggaatttatgtctggtgattagaaattcatgtctcgttataatgtggttcagatcccacaataagctgtaggtccagttgctaaaTAACGaaagtggttcctagccacgtaactaaaaatctaatccttccggccagccctaggagagctgttaatcagctcagtggcctggttaaattaagatctctctctctctctctctctctctctctctctctctctctctctctctaagtggttACTCatctaaaactatttatttagttCATTTAATAGAACTGCAAGACCAATTCAATTGTCTGTGGACAAATGTTATCTTTTTTAACTACctttcttaattttaattataagaattaatatttatttatttaatctttgtTTTACAAAAATCGTAAAGTTACTCTGATATTAAATATAGCCATGCGATTGCTTATGCTGAATTAATTCAGACCAATGGCATGCTAATTCGATGGTTCATCTTATTAGTTGATCAAAACACCCAAGTTGAAATACATTTGATTGCACAAAGATAATTTAAAGGTTGATTCAGCTGCACTATAGCCCGCATCATTCAGTCAAGTGGGTAATAGGTCTCACCATAATTGATATCTTAAATCTTGTATCCATTGGGCTTGGCTAAAAAAATTCCATTGGGTTGATCGTTCCCATGCATCTTAATgacggagggaggagggggggggggggggggggggggggagttggggggggggggggggggcaggggtagtgccttcagtgtacTTCACATTACTCTAGGACCCTACGTTCTTTGCGGAGTCCCTTCGACCACTAGTTGCAAGCCCtttctttcactccttttactgtacctccgttcgtaatCTCTGTTCCATcctgctttccaccctctcctaaaaataattcttttaacattatatttttcAGAGCTAAATGGCCACCTCATAGGCCCAGCCCTTGtgttttttatggaaaaaatcaattaaatcagtttttatggaaaaaatcaattaaatcaaTTCATATAGAGTAAACCCTAGCTTTTGACCAGAATTTTATGTTCCAGTGCCTtgctaaaaaaatgaaaaaaattaagtcaattTATAAAGGGTAAACCGTAGCTGTAGGCCTAAATTTTAAATGTCAGTTCCTTGCTTTTTCAAAAACACCGAAAAAGTCAATTGGTACAGGGTATTCTCACGATTAAGAACCTAATCCAGACAGCTGTAGATGAAATTTGTCGATAAATCCAGTTCTATAATTGCTAACCTAACCAATACGACAGTTGAGTAACTGAATATTCCCTCATCGTTTCCGAATAAGATTCTGGGCTGCGTGATTTGTGGCATCATAGGCCACTACATCACGTGGACGAGGCAGGCGGACTTCTTGCAGCCTGAACTCCTGGTGCTGATCATAGCAGCGACCTGCCTGATCACGACATCTCTCCTGGTATTCTCCTGCCTCTGCTCCATCAGCACGGCCTCTATAATGCCCAAGACGCTCTTCGTAAGTATGATTATCCCTTGCCAGTTAGTTGCGTTTGTTGTTACGTTCGCGTCTAATGTGCCCTCATTTTTGCTGGATAATGAGTCTAGTAATGAGTCTAGCTATTGGCTTGACTTCGTAGGCATCCGTAGGAGAGAATGCTCTTGCGTGGTGAGTGGATATCAGAGTAGGTAGAATATTACAGCCGGAATGAAATCACGTGGTTTATATAAGATATGAATAGGTTGCAAGAAAGAAATATAAGTCATCTAAATAAACTCTAGCACGGTACTTTGTACTTGCATGCAAGCGGGCATCAAGAATACTGTTCTAGTCATTAacgagaaaaaacaaaagtactttATTTCACTGGTAAATGGGACTTTTGTCCCTCCAACATTTATTAAGAAAGCTCAGAGTTATCTAGTAAATTGATATTGTGTAagataaaaaaagggggacaCTTCAACTCTAATGAAATCTCTATTGTTATTGATACGGGAACGACCATTGCTTCAAACTAAATTATTGGAGAGTGCTCTGTGCACCGAGGTtaggataatataaaaaaaaagaacatctgaAGTCTGAGGTATTTGTACCATAGGCAATACCTACGTTCTAGCGGCTTTTTATGATACATTTTCAAATTAACACAAAGGAAGTCTGTTAGTCTGAGGTTATTTAATCAGTGGCCAAAATAACTTTTCAACCGGGGATACTAAAAGTGGTAAATAAAGCTGTATAATTTGCACATTTTCCAGCCTTCTCTTTAAAATGAAACATAATTTTGTAGACTTATTATGATACAGAAGTGACAGTCTTTGGAACAACCGGATTGAGCTTTTGAAAATGTGAACAAAATTCGCCGTTTGTTGATTGAAGAGCTGTTAATAATTTACAAGTTCGAATGAAGTGATGTACGATGAAATGAGTCGGAAAcagcaaaaaattaattttgaatttgtCAGATTCGTTTTAAATCTTGGCTAATTGATCTAAAGTTTTCCGTCGTTGTGACTGTTGAGCAGGTTAACGTGTATAAAATGCATAGTGAAGTTTCCTTCAAGTTTGAGGAATTCTAGTTTTCCTCAAGATAAGGTTGACAATCCCTTAAAgagaataatttatttatgaagaatatatattttaatgtgaaacaattttcatttttactctacatTAGGATGtagaatgtcttttttttattgtatgagaGAACCATCAAATAGTTAATAAATGtattatgtgtattttttttcataactaattATGATTTACTTTTCAGAATAAGACACTCTGTTATTGCTTCTCAACTCGGCTGTATCAGTTACACAGTTGTTTAAGAAAGTAAAAGCGAAGTTGAACACTGGTTATATTTTTGTTCACATGTTAATAAGTTTCTCAAAATGGAACTGTGCGAGGAGAATACTGCGTCTTTAAATAGTTACAATGTGTGCTCTGTGTATTTAGAATATTCTTATTTAAAGACTAATAACTTTATTTCTTGCATTTAGTGAGTTGAATCAACTTTAAAAATAGCGAAAGGAAGACTCATCAGTTTATAAAGGTAATAAATTCTAGTAAAATGGATGTAGTGGTCAGATTTTAACATACATCAAAGATGATAAATTGTAACAAGAAGGAACAATGATCTGATGTAATCACAACCCGGTGCAATGAAATCTTGATCGAGACGTTAAATGCTTTAGAATTTACTTGGGGTCAAATATGAATTGCTATACGTCAGCAATATCTACTGTATGAAGTACAATATTCAGCTTAAACCTGGTAAAGTATGTTGCTAAGGTTGggtccacactacagtaaaacattactCAGAAACGTATCGCATGCATATCACAAACAAGCCGAAAACAAATCGGCGACCTTTGGCAAATGTTTGAATTCCCAATAAGTCTTCGACTTGTATTCAATCTGTTTGTGATGTGGGTGCGATGAGTTGGCGACGTGCGCATGTGTTTTGCTGTAGAGCGAACGCACCCTACGGATCTGCTGACGGGGAAAGTCGTTTTCTATTTGTCCTGTTTTGGTTCCTGCAGGAATCGATGTACCACTTAGTAGCTGCAGGTCTTTACATCAGCTGCTTCATATACCTTATGGTTTTCCTGACCGGTAACAAACGTTACGTTGTAGAGTATGAAATGAAAATCGCTGCTAATGTAAGTACTCTTTCAGTTGCCGGTGGGGTTAGTTCTCGTTATAACAGTGTACTAGATCTAGAGGCAGCAGATACGCAGCATAACTCGCTATGTGTATGTTTTTTCTGAGCTGGAGAAACTGCTGGAGATCCACAGTCACTGGGATCATGTGTTCTGATATCTTTGAGTCTgcatttgaatgaaaaaaaaattaaggatgatGGCACTACGCATACATAAATTTAGATTGCACAAAACGTTAACGTTAGTGATCTCCAAGTTTCTCTCTGAAATTCAGAAAAAGCAGAATAATTGCACTTCATTGTTCATGTCTCTCGAGAGCTATCATTTTTTTCTGCGCATGATTAATCAAAATATGTGTAGAGAATTATGAAGTTTCTTGGAGATAGGTAAAAAGGGTCAACAGGCTTGAGCTGACCAGACAGAGGCTCTGTcaaataaagagaatatttcaAAGAACAATTTCTAGAAAACACGCCAACTGAGTCAGAGTGGCTGTGATATCCGTGCAATATTTAGATTTGAAGAATAAATTTAAGCCAAATTTAGTGTTTACTACTTGATTGAAATTGTCACACAGATGATATAAC
Encoded proteins:
- the LOC135200087 gene encoding uncharacterized protein LOC135200087 isoform X3; this encodes MSYSTSVSAQRTVVVSSGGYAAKRSNMANEVTVHRMVSSSTTSAVLINIGYLKTFPGILKILQIILGCVICGIIGHYITWTRQADFLQPELLVLIIAATCLITTSLLVFSCLCSISTASIMPKTLFESMYHLVAAGLYISCFIYLMVFLTGNKRYVVEYEMKIAANVVLLHSTLSYLLVCSSINLLREVVARNEGYKIYERGYNSKIFSGAIGLVNAILYIISSIYSVRTFRRG
- the LOC135200087 gene encoding uncharacterized protein LOC135200087 isoform X2, which codes for MSYSTSVSAQRTVVVSSGGYAAKRSNMANEVTVHRMVSSSTTSAVLINIGYLKTFPGILKILQIILGCVICGIIGHYITWTRQADFLQPELLVLIIAATCLITTSLLVFSCLCSISTASIMPKTLFESMYHLVAAGLYISCFIYLMVFLTGNKRYVVEYEMKIAANAIGLVNAILYIISSIYSVRTFRRG
- the LOC135200087 gene encoding uncharacterized protein LOC135200087 isoform X1 — translated: MSYSTSVSAQRTVVVSSGGYAAKRSNMANEVTVHRMVSSSTTSAVLINIGYLKTFPGILKILQIILGCVICGIIGHYITWTRQADFLQPELLVLIIAATCLITTSLLVFSCLCSISTASIMPKTLFVVLLHSTLSYLLVCSSINLLREVVARNEGYKIYERGYNSKIFSGAIGLVNAILYIISSIYSVRTFRRG